In Podarcis raffonei isolate rPodRaf1 chromosome 11, rPodRaf1.pri, whole genome shotgun sequence, the sequence gtgtgaagtgctctgggctgtttttttaaaggtttttgccTCCTAGTGTTCCCCCTCCCTAACCCCTTtcccttctgcaaaccttggcatTATGCTGATCATGCTGATCTTTCCCTTTTGTTTTCCAGTAGCCatgttttggctacaaagccATCATTACTCTGCACCTGACTCCATTGTTAGTATATTAACATGAAAAGTGATGTGAATGAGAGGGCAGAacactttctccttcctctgtgcACTGTCCTCACTTGCCCAGTGAATTTATTTTTCTCCTGGCCTTGCTCACTGCCAGTAAGTTCAGGTGACAAACTATGGGGAGATAAGGCAGAGAAATATTTAGCTTTCCACTTTCATGTGGGGGGGAAAAGATACCACCCCCATCTTTGGCATGAATAGGGGGGCTGCTTAAGCATCGCTATAGAAGAGGTGAAAGAGGGTGGTCATTTGCATAAAAATCACTTATgcccatttttttaaatatagtcACAAATACATtagctggctgaggatgatgggagttgtagtccaagaacatctggggtcCAGAGGTGGATGATTAAAGAAATGTGGTGGCTACTGGCGCATTATGTCTAGTTTGGCTTTTGCATGGCCTCTAGGGTTCAAGgatatgccgtttaccttcctgccgcagcggtacctatttatctacttgcactggtgtgctttcgaactgctaggttggcaggagctgggacagagcaatgggagctcaccccgtcgcggggattcgaaccgctgaccttccgatcggcaagcccaagagcaccacccgtgtcccttgaccGTGTCAAGGATAGCATCCTCATCACAAAGCAGCGAAAGAAAACAAGGGGCATGATGTGTGCCAAAGACAAGGTACTTCAGGATGACTGTACGGGGAAGACACTTTGATAGATGTGAGATCAGAAGCTCCCTGTGAAATGAGAGCGGAATGTaacctcctccctgcccccccccccacagatttCACACAGAGACATACCTGGGCTTGATGTTTCTTGGGGGAAGTACTGGAGCTTGTGCTGATGGATGGGAAGCTGAGGGAGGAGGCGGTGGAGGCACCTGGGTTGTGGTATGCAGGGTCGAAACAGGCAGTGGAAGTACAGGGGGTAAACCTGCCGCATGGGGTTTGCTGGAGCCTGCAAGGGGAAaaaaagttatacagtggtacctcgggttacagacacttcaggttacactaacccagaaatagtacctcaggttaagaactttgcttcaggatgagaacagaaatcgtgctccggtggcacggcagcagtgggaggcttcaggttaagaattgacctccagaaggaattaagtacttaaccctcgggttacagatgcttcaggttacagacgcttcaggttacagactccactaacctagaaatagtacctcaggttaagaactttgcttcaggatgagaacagaaatcgtgctcctgagGCACGGCACAGTGggaggcttcaggttaagaattgacctccagaaggaattaagtacttaaccctcgggttacagatgcttcaggttacagactccactaacctagaaatagtacctcaggttaagaactttgcttcaggatgagaacagaaatcgtgcggtggcagcgggaggccccattagctaaagtggtacctcaggttaagaacagtttcaagttaagaacggacctccagaacaaattaagttcttaacccgaggtaccactgtaatatttaaGGGGGAAATCACAGGGAGCTCCATTTTTATACACAGGAGGAACCTAGCATTGCAATTCGCATGAAGGATAGATAGGGAAGGTTGAAtctatccatttcagtttctctcgctttctcttttccttccagTCGTCTTCTCATTCCCACAGCAATTTGCAGTttgattttaaaacaacagcagcttaCCATGGGAACTTTAGTAGGCGCATGTTTGCACGTCGgtgtttcttaaaaaataaaaaagttcccAAATTGCTTAATTGTAACAACATCCACTTCCTACTGCATCTGCAGAAGTTTCCTTTTTCTTGCATGCTACTTAAAACACAGGCGCTTGTATTTTGTTGCCATCTTGCTagatgtaggtctttcaatgcTGGTAACTGGCATCTGTTGCGCCTCTTATATATAAGTGTGAGCGTGTGCCATAGAAAGAGCAATGATTTGGATCtccctgcatttttattttttactttaatGCAGTTGTAGGGGACTTTGAATagagcaaagcgtgttctccctcatggagagcatgtgttgcagtgggggctgacaagacacctcactgttgctgggtaaaagagtttggccatctttaagcaggggcgggctgttactggggagatttatatgttgccatttattgattgacagccctgtTTGTTAAATACACTGCACGCAGTGATGAGCTTCCTCTTTCGctgcgtgcttcggatcaccctccctccctccctaatgttaggctgtttgcttgacctgtcatggggtcatctgctttggggcaggggcctggtaggaattttgtccatttggctcattggctggtgccatttggtttttgcctactgcgtagcaaatctggaggggtatggatttggctgtgcctgcccctccaaaatactgctgctgcttcaagggttttctgttaaaggaacccaggggctcgccatgcttttgtccgaaccccctggcaaggggctagggccacgcaagagcacctgggagcattctggggagaggtgaggcatggttcccagtcccgtctctctccccaggtgacttaccctttctgactttgcggggggtgcgaatgtcagagctgtccccgtgcggggtcagttagtcgctaccaatgcctaagcaaccactcacattgctgtatttttaataaaattgtggccaaaattatgccaaaaaccttaaacaaaaatcaagTGTCATTGTGTTCTTatttggggtgtcttggggacctcgacgcgcaatGACGTTCAACCCTTCCCTGTTCTTTTTCAGCTTGCTTCCCATAAGCTGTTGTCAGACCTGGTGTTTGGGATGGAGCACGGCAAAGACTATATACAATATCAATGTAAAATGAAAAGCAATCAAATCGTACATCAAGGAGGAAAGGCCAAGGGACAGAGATAAGCTTTCATTAAAACAGGACGAAAAGGAGACAGCTGAGTATTTAAAGTGCCAAAGATCCATACATAAGGGGTTTAGTAAGTGAGATTAGTATTTAGAGTGTGGTAAGACTAAGGTGGAGAGCTGAGAGAAAGCAATAGAGATAAATAAGATACAGGGGCAAGATAAACAGTGAAGTTAAAACAAGTTCAAACTTAATACGTACATGACAATAGAAGAAGCAAGTGAAGAGCAGTCATCtcacacaattaaaacaaaatccacccacttcccccatctcttatttaaataaatttacttGCAAAATTAATGTGCATACAAATTTAACTCAATCAATTAATAActataaacatattttttaaaactaattCTTACAAATAGTTAatgaaaattatttaaataacttAGTTctagcaatatttttttaaaaaaaggaaagtagcAACCCAGCAGCATATACACGCTACACATGTAGAAATACACTTATAAATAGATATTTAAATTATTCATAATTGCATGTATAAGTTGCCTTTTTTTCTTAACTCAAAAGTGACTTATACAGCACATGCATTAAAAGCAGCTCAAAACTGTTATAATGGTGAAAACAAAAGTATGGCTATGCATCTTTCACGGTGATGGatgtttataaataataatagtgcccattcccctccccccgccctcctGGGGTCAATAGCATCCAGAAACACACTTTTTGGTAAAGTGTATTTGTATGTTTCCTCTCAATAGACAAAAAGAACAAACTTTTAGAAATATTATAGAAAGCGATTCAACAGCAAGCCTAGCAAGTTATGTAATAAGTGCCcgaaaaaagtaaaaataaaataaaactaagaaCAAGAAGTTGAAAGTGAAAGTTTAGGGAGGAACACAACAGGTTCTGTGCATTTAATTTGAGATAATGATGCAGCATAAAATAGGAAGCTTAAAGTGATAGTTAGTATAAGGAGTAGCTTGCATTTATACAGCATTCAACAGGTGTTCTGGATTATGGAGGTGCAACGATGGGGGAATGTTAAACTGGCCGGCTTTCTACTTGCCATTCAGCTATCGCAGGCACAGGAGCTCTGTCCTGGTTTCAGTTCTAATATTGTGGCCACCTAGACTGCTGTAAGTCTGAAGCAGTAAAATGGGGGTTCACAAATTTGGAAAAGGCAGATGGTTGATCCTTCTGGAACTGCCCCAGTTCAGAACATAGATGGGGCATGGCATTATTTAAATGTTTCCACACATCCAAAATCCCCTGTGGCAACCTTCCCTAAAATTCTATCTGATGTGCTAGCTTACTTTTGTTTTCAACATGAAGGAAGCTTTCTACATGAGAAAGCTTTGAGACTTTCCTGTTTTAATTCCAAACAGGGACAGGTTCAgaaaggctgtacagtggtacctcgggttacatacgcttcaggttacagattccgctaacccagaaatagtatctcgggttaagaactttacctcaggatgagaacagaaatcgcatggtggcagcgtggcagcagtgggaggccccattagctaaagtggtgcttcaggttaagaacagtttcagttaaagtacggacctccagaacgaattaagtacataaccagaagtaccactgtatactgatttcccctctgcccccaccctACTGCCCCTTAGGATGAATGAACATAACTGGACTTTTCAACCCCATATCTACCTCTAGCCTTCCTGCTGGTGGTCTAGGCTACATATTACACATAGAGGCATACATGGGCACCCACAAGAGTGGGAGAGGGACAGttgcacccccccacccccacatggaCCAGAAGCCCCATTTTTCAGAGTTTTTTGCGTTCATAGAACTTGAGGTACGAGTCAAAATGTATGCATAGTATTGTCCATTTTTTGTGAGAAACTAGGCTGTGTCACCCACCTTTCACTGTTCTACTTAGCCTTTCTCtgcctggaaaaaaaaaatcattgaatgTATATAACTTTTCCTCAAGACCGCTTTCTAATCAGGAAAAGCAATATCCAAAGTGATTATTTGGCATCAGAAAGTCAGAGGGGGTGTCGGCATAGAGTGAGCAGGTGCTTAACCTTTTCTCTTGCTACTGTTCCATCATTCCAAATCGCCATGTCTAGCAGGGTTTCCTCCCTCACGAAGTTCCCAGTGCAGGCGAACACACATTAAGAAGGGAATTTCACAAGGTGGGAGAGTCCTTAGGGGCAGCTTGGAGTGGGAAATGGCAAATGGGGAAAGGGTAACACATTCCTCTCCCGATCAGCTCTGTGGATGCTGTTTCCCCTGTTTAAAAAGTGCAGTCAGGGTAAAATTGCACCCATCTCTTTTACTACAATTCaagcagtatatgcattttggtaaacaaatgaaataaatatctaGCATGGCCCAGTCAAAAGCTCCAGGTAATCAACAGAGTGAGAGAATCAGTGACAATGGAACATTCCCTACTACGTAATAAAACACAATTCAGTACAAGATGTATTGGGGAAATATTTTTACAtggctcattattattattattatgtccccCCTCCACCAGCATAGAGGAGCTTTTTCCCCACCTTGCATAAAACCAACAGCAAACAGGGGATGAGTAACTCACTTTCTTCGGCGTATTTCCTGAATTTTTCAAGGTTCACCGTTGGAGGTCTGCTGGGTTTCTGCGGGGCCAGACCTAATTTGACTGGTGGAGGGATTGCCTTCCGTTTCGGCAAATTCTTGTCCTTCTCTTCTTTTTCAGAGTTACTATCCCAAGGTCCTGTCGTGGTCGCCCTGGGCAGACCAGTGAATTTAGGTGCTCCAGAAGTTGACCCAGAATCCTCTTGAGAGACTTTGAAAATATTCTTGGCCACACTTGGCCTTGCTTCTTCGTTGCCCGGCTGCCCGTAAGATTTTGGGAGGGCCGGAGACAGGTTGCTCTTGTCGGTGACATGTCTCAAGGCTACACCAGGGAAAGGGCTGGCTGTGGAATCCACCCCATTGTCTCTCTTTCCTTCGGCATCCTTGGCAATTAGAAATGAGTTGGGTTTGGGTTTGAGGCCTAGTGGGCTTGGAGAAGTCGGATTCAAGGAGGGGTATTTCTTGGGAGCCTCTTCATTGGGGACAGGATGTAGACCTGGTTTCTTCCCAAGGGCTGGCTTCAGAAAAGGAGGTTTGGGGTCATTCTCCTGCGAAGCCGcgattattttttctttaaatccAGCCGCCATTTGAGACACAGGCTTTGTCTCATTTCCTTGAGGTTCAGGTTTAAAATTCGACCTGGGTAGCCCCGGCGGCCTGAGTTCATTTTTTGGTGCTGTGGAACCAGGCAATCTGTTGTCAGGAGGCTTTGGGAACAATGGCTTGGATTCAGCTTTCAGTCCGTCGGTAGGTTTGGGACCCAAAGGCCTAGGAAATCCAGGTTTTTCATTCGTTTCCCTGTTAGCTGCCTGCGCCAGGGCAGCAACCTTGCTGGCCACTGCATTGCTCTTCAAATGGGGTGGCTTTGGGTCTTTGTCCGATGTGTCAGGAACAGAAGGTTTGGTGCCCAAAGGTGGTTTAAAAGATGGAGATTTGTGGAGGTTGCTGGGTCTGGGAGGTGCAGCAGCATTTTCTAGGTGGTTAAATTTCTCAAATGCAGTCCTCGCTACCAAAGACGGCTGTCCTGCTGCTCTGCCTTGCCGGCTGTCAACCTCCCCGGCTGGGTTGTTGCTAAACTTTGCCATGATGGACTTCACATTCGTCTTGCCATCCTACAAATGCacaaagaagatttttttaaaaataaagatgaaGAAGCCGAGTGAGAAGTTGTTTGCAGCAATGTTCGCATATACTGTACTTGGAAAGGGTTTCCTGGTCTGAGGCTTGTGAGGCTCCTGATTGGTTAGAGATATCTCAGCATTCAACTTCCTGTATGGCTAAAGATGTTCAACATTTTGCTACATACTCGTTGTGGTTAAAGTATTATTTCAAGGCGTTTGCTGCAGACGAGCAGTTTTGCTGACTGGATCTGGCCTTGCTATGTCTGCTGAAATTTCCCCCTTCCCAACGTATTTGCGGAACAAAGAAGTGATATTATGACCTAAAATGTATGTAGCAAGTGATACTGCTAAACCCAGCAGTTCTGTCCTCTCATAGTGCATGTGTTGTTGGCATCCTTACAGCCTTGTGAGGTGAGTTCAAGCCTTCCTTACCTCACATTTCATTCTACCCACCAACATGAACCCTGCACACATGTTGACTGCAGCAGAGAGCTTTTGACTTTCTTATGCTTGTAGGTTGTTGCAAGCTGTAAACTGGCACTGTAGACTGAAACATGAACCAGTCTAAGAAGCATGAAGTCAGAGGCTTGGCATAAAAGCCCTGTGAGGCAATGAATGTGCAGGTCAGCATGTGCCACACACTCATCCCGTTTTGAAACACGGACCTGTCGATTTTCAAGGCAGAGTGGTCCATGAAGCACAAGAGAATGTGCCAACTGAAGAGTTATCAAATCAGGCTGACCTCATAAGGATGAGACATTAAGACCTGCAAGGTTTCTATTTATACCAGTCTAGAAATCATGTAAATGTTGGAACATGACAATGAATCATGGGCGATTTACTTTTGCCACAACCATTCACTTATTTATGAGAAAGTAAACAGGAGTTTGCGAGGGGGGAAGAAATCATTTCACTACTCCTTTCATTTCCACTATTAAAAGTTTAAATCATTTAATTTATTCAGCTAATTTTTTACTCATAgcacacccattgaaattaatgaacatggctagCTAAGGTCCATTAGTCTCAACAGATCCACTCTGAAACCTAGCTGAATGCTGCCCTTCTTTATCACAATTGCGctcattttattattgttttggaGCTAGTTTGTTTATTTCCATAAATCCCATGCCACTGATGGGTGACCCAGGTAGGCTTCTGTTGCTTGTAACATTGGTGTTTTCTATCTGAACAGTCTCCTGTTCCTCAAAGGTATCAGAGCTCTGAAATTTCAGACAGACTGAGGAAATGGTACTGGATTTATAGGACATTTTAAAGTGACAAGAAGAGGAGTTACCAGGTGGTGGGCAGATGGATGTCTGTCTGTAAGCAGCAGCAAAGTACAGTATGGCAGAGCAGAGGAACTGAGTAGCAGACCAAACCTGCTCTACCTGTATATCTGTGAGCGAAGAAAGCCTACATTACAAACATGCTGTTAACCTTAAGGACTCCCTCATCCGAAGGGAGGAACACTGAACACAACAGTGCTGCAATTGGACCTCCTCAACACTAGGGGAAGTTTGGAGCATGCAACAATCTATAGCTATGGTGTTAAGGGGCATTCTTGTTGCATTTTCATTTCTCACCTTGGAAACTGCTGGCATTCCCTCCACCCATCACCATCGTCACCACCACCATAGCCAGCTCTGCCCTGCAGCACTTTTACTGGCACTTTCTGACGCAATGTCTTTCCTACTTTAGGATTTTACATtactttctgtttttatttgcagattaTGCCATCAGGTTCCCTGCATTGGAGAGGTGAGCACACCTGGATTGCACTGAGTGAGCATCACCCTGGGAAAACCAACCTTCGCGATTATCTCCCTTGCCAGGTAAGTATAGCAATAGCTTTGTTTGCTAGATTATTATTctgattat encodes:
- the FYB1 gene encoding FYN-binding protein 1 isoform X2, with the protein product MDGKTNVKSIMAKFSNNPAGEVDSRQGRAAGQPSLVARTAFEKFNHLENAAAPPRPSNLHKSPSFKPPLGTKPSVPDTSDKDPKPPHLKSNAVASKVAALAQAANRETNEKPGFPRPLGPKPTDGLKAESKPLFPKPPDNRLPGSTAPKNELRPPGLPRSNFKPEPQGNETKPVSQMAAGFKEKIIAASQENDPKPPFLKPALGKKPGLHPVPNEEAPKKYPSLNPTSPSPLGLKPKPNSFLIAKDAEGKRDNGVDSTASPFPGVALRHVTDKSNLSPALPKSYGQPGNEEARPSVAKNIFKVSQEDSGSTSGAPKFTGLPRATTTGPWDSNSEKEEKDKNLPKRKAIPPPVKLGLAPQKPSRPPTVNLEKFRKYAEESSSKPHAAGLPPVLPLPVSTLHTTTQVPPPPPPSASHPSAQAPVLPPRNIKPRDNEESYDDVEFGGNGDADESLNSEGETYEDINEMRPTSRDEERKKEKEERKKSEKEQKEKEKKEQDIRKKFKLVGPIEVIHQARACTDFKGGKNDLTFKQGDKIEIIRITDNPEGKWLGRSRGSYGYIKTTMVEIDYDSLKRKPRPSVNIQLRQPDSDQEVYDDVGEQDSVSSGSQSTAGGFPPPPPSDDVYDGIEGDDEAQTRSVPHGEDKSDSWPRGLLKNLLKGKDFPKRSIREAATKINVTEDNGGSSTSSAKQIGKDSGDSDVYDDVEPTDFPPPPKELSIAKSLSIVRAKSDDRDSQKLKKMEKEEKEFRKKFKYEGDIRVLYTTTISRAPSAKKRGSKDLQVKPGDSVEVIKNVDDTKVLCRNEEGKYGYVRRSCIVDDDEEIYDDIADEGCIYDND
- the FYB1 gene encoding FYN-binding protein 1 isoform X1 produces the protein MDGKTNVKSIMAKFSNNPAGEVDSRQGRAAGQPSLVARTAFEKFNHLENAAAPPRPSNLHKSPSFKPPLGTKPSVPDTSDKDPKPPHLKSNAVASKVAALAQAANRETNEKPGFPRPLGPKPTDGLKAESKPLFPKPPDNRLPGSTAPKNELRPPGLPRSNFKPEPQGNETKPVSQMAAGFKEKIIAASQENDPKPPFLKPALGKKPGLHPVPNEEAPKKYPSLNPTSPSPLGLKPKPNSFLIAKDAEGKRDNGVDSTASPFPGVALRHVTDKSNLSPALPKSYGQPGNEEARPSVAKNIFKVSQEDSGSTSGAPKFTGLPRATTTGPWDSNSEKEEKDKNLPKRKAIPPPVKLGLAPQKPSRPPTVNLEKFRKYAEESSSKPHAAGLPPVLPLPVSTLHTTTQVPPPPPPSASHPSAQAPVLPPRNIKPRDNEESYDDVEFGGNGDADESLNSEGETYEDINEMRPTSRDEERKKEKEERKKSEKEQKEKEKKEQDIRKKFKLVGPIEVIHQARACTDFKGGKNDLTFKQGDKIEIIRITDNPEGKWLGRSRGSYGYIKTTMVEIDYDSLKRKPRPSVNIQLRQPDSDQEVYDDVGEQDSVSSGSQSTAGGFPPPPPSDDVYDGIEGDDEAQTRSVPHGEDKSDSWPRGLLKNLLKGKDFPKRSIREAATKINVTEDNGGSSRTSSAKQIGKDSGDSDVYDDVEPTDFPPPPKELSIAKSLSIVRAKSDDRDSQKLKKMEKEEKEFRKKFKYEGDIRVLYTTTISRAPSAKKRGSKDLQVKPGDSVEVIKNVDDTKVLCRNEEGKYGYVRRSCIVDDDEEIYDDIADEGCIYDND